The Sphingobium sp. JS3065 genome includes a region encoding these proteins:
- a CDS encoding iron-sulfur cluster assembly scaffold protein: MSAPLYNKDILRLAANIPHHRRLSDPQASVEKRSPTCGSRVTADVRMAAGRIAEIGLDVKACALGQASAALMAAQAIGLSADELADARDRLTAYLAGESDDLDFWPGLAVLAPARGYPARHASIRLGFEAIAEAARMADA, translated from the coding sequence ATGAGCGCTCCCCTCTACAACAAGGACATTTTGCGGCTGGCCGCGAACATTCCCCATCACCGGCGGCTGTCCGATCCGCAGGCGAGCGTGGAGAAGCGCTCCCCCACATGCGGGTCGCGGGTGACGGCGGATGTCAGGATGGCGGCGGGGCGAATCGCGGAGATCGGGCTGGACGTGAAGGCCTGCGCGCTGGGGCAGGCTTCGGCGGCGCTGATGGCGGCGCAGGCGATTGGCCTCTCCGCCGATGAGCTGGCCGATGCGCGGGACCGGTTGACCGCCTATCTGGCCGGGGAAAGCGACGATCTGGATTTCTGGCCGGGGCTGGCGGTGCTGGCGCCGGCGCGGGGCTATCCGGCGCGCCATGCCTCCATTCGGCTTGGTTTCGAAGCCATTGCCGAAGCCGCGCGCATGGCCGACGCCTGA
- a CDS encoding transglycosylase domain-containing protein codes for MAGAMNDPQPNPEPETLPPRAFGAGPPSAFAPPKPWKRRVQIAGWAVAAMLALLMIVIAWLAVTAPLSRSLKPIAPPSISLMSADSHLIARRGAIIDRPVTVVTLPKHVPQAFMAIEDRRFTSHWGVDPRGIARAAWHNLWSSGSSQGGSTITQQLAKGVFLSADRTFGRKAREALIAFWLEAWLTKDQIMERYLSNVYFGDNVYGLRAASLHYFNRQPERLTIPQAAMLAGLLKAPSRLAPTTNLKGARDRAALVTQAMVEAGYISKAQRDALSPARLNVHEAPDPTSGTFFADWVLPQARDRAGAVYGAQNVTTTLDWRIQRLAEAAIRRAPLGKAEVALVAMKPDGSVVAMVGGKDYGKSAFNRAVQAKRQPGSTFKLFVYLAAFRAGMTPDDFIEDTPITTGNYRPANHGGKYRGRITLRQAFAASSNVAAVRLTQKVGVDNVIKVARDLGVTAPLTEDLSLALGTSEIPLVELTEAYAAVAAGAYPVLAHGLPPEEQGWFDRLLGRQKTFSDDHLEMIRDLLSSAANRGTGSAAALRTSTFGKTGTTQDSRDAIFVGYAGGLVTAVWIGNDDNTPLPGGAAGGGVPARIWRNFMAGAINEPVEDAPEETKDSDLVNAIANVASEAGLGNMSVGLDTQGVTVNIGGGQLRLPIDQPPEPSPGAPGPQPGTPPPRIIVPADPAASDQKP; via the coding sequence ATAGCCGGAGCGATGAACGACCCCCAGCCGAATCCGGAGCCTGAAACCCTGCCGCCCCGCGCCTTCGGCGCCGGTCCGCCCAGCGCCTTCGCGCCGCCAAAGCCCTGGAAACGCCGGGTGCAGATCGCCGGATGGGCGGTGGCGGCGATGCTGGCGTTGCTGATGATCGTCATCGCCTGGCTGGCGGTGACCGCGCCGCTATCCCGTTCCCTGAAGCCCATCGCGCCGCCCAGCATCAGCCTGATGTCGGCGGACAGCCATCTGATCGCGCGGCGGGGCGCGATCATCGACAGGCCCGTGACGGTCGTCACCCTGCCCAAACATGTGCCGCAGGCCTTCATGGCGATAGAGGATCGGCGATTCACCAGCCACTGGGGCGTGGACCCACGCGGCATAGCGCGGGCGGCCTGGCATAATCTCTGGTCCAGCGGATCGTCGCAGGGCGGCAGCACGATCACGCAGCAACTCGCCAAGGGCGTGTTCCTTTCCGCCGACCGGACCTTCGGACGCAAGGCGCGGGAGGCGCTGATCGCCTTCTGGCTGGAGGCGTGGCTGACCAAGGACCAGATCATGGAGCGCTACCTCTCCAACGTCTATTTCGGGGACAATGTCTATGGCCTCAGGGCGGCGTCGCTGCACTATTTCAACCGCCAGCCGGAACGGCTGACCATTCCGCAGGCGGCGATGCTGGCGGGGCTGCTGAAAGCGCCCTCCCGCCTCGCGCCGACGACCAATTTGAAGGGAGCGCGGGATCGGGCGGCATTGGTGACGCAGGCGATGGTCGAGGCTGGCTATATCAGCAAGGCGCAGCGGGACGCCCTGTCGCCTGCCAGGCTGAACGTGCATGAAGCGCCCGATCCGACCAGCGGCACCTTCTTCGCGGATTGGGTGCTGCCCCAGGCGCGCGACCGGGCGGGCGCGGTCTATGGCGCGCAAAATGTGACGACCACGCTCGACTGGCGCATTCAAAGGCTGGCGGAAGCCGCGATCCGCCGCGCACCGCTGGGCAAGGCGGAAGTGGCGCTGGTCGCGATGAAACCCGACGGCAGCGTCGTCGCCATGGTGGGCGGCAAGGATTACGGCAAAAGCGCCTTCAACCGCGCTGTGCAGGCCAAGCGCCAGCCGGGATCGACCTTCAAGCTGTTCGTCTATCTCGCGGCCTTCCGCGCAGGCATGACGCCCGATGATTTCATCGAGGACACGCCGATCACCACCGGAAACTACCGCCCGGCCAATCATGGCGGCAAATATCGCGGGCGCATCACGCTGCGGCAGGCCTTTGCCGCGTCGAGCAACGTCGCGGCGGTGCGGCTGACGCAGAAGGTGGGCGTCGACAATGTGATCAAGGTGGCGCGCGACCTGGGCGTCACCGCGCCCCTGACCGAGGATCTGAGCCTGGCTCTAGGCACGTCGGAAATCCCGCTGGTCGAGTTGACGGAGGCCTATGCGGCGGTGGCGGCGGGCGCCTATCCGGTGCTGGCCCATGGCCTGCCGCCGGAGGAACAGGGCTGGTTCGACCGGCTGCTGGGCCGCCAAAAAACCTTCAGCGACGACCATTTGGAGATGATCCGCGACCTGCTGTCCTCTGCCGCCAATCGCGGCACCGGCAGCGCGGCGGCGCTGCGGACCAGCACTTTCGGCAAGACCGGCACGACGCAGGACAGCCGGGACGCGATCTTCGTCGGCTATGCGGGCGGGCTGGTGACGGCGGTGTGGATCGGCAATGACGACAACACCCCCCTGCCCGGCGGTGCGGCGGGCGGCGGCGTGCCTGCGCGGATCTGGCGCAATTTCATGGCGGGCGCCATCAACGAGCCGGTCGAGGACGCGCCGGAGGAGACGAAGGACAGCGATCTGGTCAACGCCATCGCCAATGTCGCGAGCGAGGCGGGCCTGGGCAATATGAGCGTCGGCCTGGATACGCAGGGCGTGACCGTGAATATCGGCGGCGGACAGCTTCGTTTGCCGATCGACCAGCCGCCCGAACCTTCGCCGGGCGCGCCCGGACCGCAGCCCGGCACGCCGCCGCCGCGCATCATCGTTCCGGCCGATCCGGCCGCCAGCGATCAAAAGCCCTGA
- a CDS encoding MFS transporter — MQASLRLLTKRRFLPLFITQLLGAFNDNLFKNAMVLFVVYTVYNDEKSETWFSALATGVFILPFFLLSALSGQLADQRDKATIIRIVKAAEIVIMAVGAAGLALIWSGIAVHTLAIPLLLVALFAMGVHSTFFGPIKYALLPQHLHDEEVLGGTGLVEAGTYIAILAGTILAGIIPVQAAAVGIVLTAVIGWLAGREVPAAPSLLDRQPIDFHIIRSSVALVRGTMHIRRLYLAIMAISFFWAVGTVLFIQFPPLVKNVLSADKSVASLFLAIFSVGIAIGSVAINRLLGGHVSAKYAPASVIGMGISIVAFHIVCDLWMAGSDGRMLSLTGFLSHPLAIPLSICLLCVATFGGMFVVPLYAFLTTTVEKCEAARTVAANNIVNSGAMVIGSLITISLSIAGVSVVNQLLLVAALCVPCAWIAWTLHKACD, encoded by the coding sequence ATGCAAGCCTCTCTCAGGCTCCTTACCAAGCGACGTTTTCTGCCGCTTTTCATCACGCAACTGCTCGGCGCCTTCAACGACAATTTGTTCAAGAACGCGATGGTGCTGTTCGTCGTCTATACCGTCTATAATGACGAGAAATCGGAAACCTGGTTCAGCGCGCTGGCGACCGGCGTCTTCATCCTGCCCTTTTTCCTGCTTTCCGCCCTGTCCGGGCAATTGGCCGACCAGCGGGACAAGGCGACCATCATCCGCATCGTCAAGGCCGCCGAAATCGTCATCATGGCCGTGGGCGCCGCCGGACTGGCGCTGATCTGGAGCGGGATCGCGGTCCACACGCTCGCCATTCCGCTGCTGCTGGTCGCGCTGTTCGCCATGGGGGTGCATTCGACCTTCTTCGGGCCGATCAAATATGCGCTTCTGCCGCAGCATCTGCATGATGAGGAAGTGCTGGGCGGAACCGGGCTGGTCGAAGCGGGAACCTATATCGCCATTCTAGCCGGCACCATATTGGCCGGGATCATCCCGGTACAGGCGGCGGCGGTCGGCATCGTCCTGACCGCGGTGATCGGCTGGCTGGCCGGCCGCGAAGTGCCTGCCGCGCCGTCCCTGCTGGATCGGCAGCCGATCGATTTTCACATCATCCGCTCTTCGGTCGCGTTGGTGCGGGGGACGATGCATATCAGGCGGCTTTACCTCGCCATCATGGCGATCAGCTTCTTCTGGGCGGTGGGCACGGTGCTGTTCATCCAGTTCCCGCCGCTGGTCAAGAATGTGCTGAGCGCCGACAAATCGGTCGCCAGCCTGTTCCTGGCCATTTTTTCCGTCGGCATCGCCATCGGGTCGGTCGCGATCAACCGGCTGCTGGGGGGCCATGTGTCGGCCAAATATGCCCCGGCTTCCGTGATCGGCATGGGAATCAGCATCGTCGCCTTCCATATCGTGTGCGATCTCTGGATGGCGGGGTCGGACGGGCGGATGCTTTCACTGACGGGATTTCTGTCGCATCCGCTGGCGATTCCGCTGTCGATCTGCCTGCTGTGCGTGGCGACCTTCGGCGGCATGTTCGTGGTGCCGCTCTATGCCTTCCTCACCACCACGGTCGAGAAATGCGAGGCGGCGCGGACGGTCGCGGCGAACAATATCGTCAATTCTGGCGCGATGGTGATCGGATCGCTGATCACCATCAGCCTCAGCATCGCGGGCGTATCGGTGGTGAACCAGTTGCTGCTGGTGGCGGCGCTGTGCGTGCCCTGCGCGTGGATTGCGTGGACGCTGCACAAGGCATGCGATTGA
- the pgsA gene encoding CDP-diacylglycerol--glycerol-3-phosphate 3-phosphatidyltransferase, protein MLTLPNLLTLSRILTVPLLVALLWPAEIGARWTTGYMLAFALYCLMGVTDYFDGYLARAQGAVSRLGIFLDPIADKIMVGAVILMLSATRDISGIHIAAAMIILLREIAVSGLREFLAGLQVSVPVSRLAKWKTAFQLIALGALILAGAVPQFPFVQLVGIATLWAAAMLTLVTGWDYLRVGIKHMD, encoded by the coding sequence ATGCTGACGCTGCCCAATTTGCTGACGCTTTCGCGCATATTGACCGTGCCGTTGCTGGTCGCCCTGCTCTGGCCCGCCGAAATCGGCGCGCGCTGGACCACCGGCTATATGCTGGCCTTCGCGCTCTATTGCCTGATGGGCGTCACCGATTATTTCGACGGCTATCTCGCCCGGGCGCAGGGCGCGGTGTCGAGACTCGGCATTTTCCTGGATCCCATCGCCGACAAGATCATGGTCGGTGCGGTGATCCTGATGCTGTCGGCCACCCGCGACATTTCCGGCATCCATATCGCCGCCGCGATGATCATCCTGCTGCGGGAAATCGCCGTGTCGGGCCTGCGCGAATTTCTGGCCGGACTCCAGGTATCCGTGCCGGTATCCCGCCTCGCCAAATGGAAGACCGCCTTTCAGTTGATCGCCCTGGGCGCGCTGATTCTGGCGGGCGCCGTTCCGCAATTCCCCTTCGTGCAACTGGTCGGCATCGCCACGCTCTGGGCGGCGGCGATGCTGACCCTGGTCACGGGCTGGGACTATCTGCGCGTCGGCATCAAGCATATGGATTGA
- the moaD gene encoding molybdopterin converting factor subunit 1: MAGLNLVYFAWVREAIGRDEEQVERPAANVTIGALVATLAARGGGYAEAFAQPDKLRAALDQRFVPLDSLIGEAKELAIFPPVTGG; this comes from the coding sequence ATGGCAGGGCTTAACCTCGTCTATTTCGCCTGGGTCCGCGAAGCCATCGGCCGCGATGAGGAGCAGGTCGAGCGGCCTGCCGCCAATGTCACCATCGGCGCGCTTGTCGCCACGCTGGCGGCGCGGGGCGGCGGCTATGCCGAGGCTTTCGCCCAGCCGGACAAGCTGCGCGCCGCGCTCGACCAGCGGTTCGTCCCGCTCGACAGCCTGATCGGGGAAGCGAAGGAACTGGCGATCTTCCCTCCGGTCACCGGGGGATGA
- a CDS encoding molybdenum cofactor biosynthesis protein MoaE produces MNRVSIQAEDFDPAAELAALEASGGGGVASFTGIVRGDGGLIALELEHYPAMTTAQVDRIVAEASERWPLLGVRVIHRFGRLEPGERIVFVGTASRHRTAALEACAFLIDWLKSQAPFWKKEYFADRTAWVESRADDEARAESWKR; encoded by the coding sequence ATGAACCGGGTTTCCATCCAGGCCGAGGATTTCGACCCGGCGGCCGAACTCGCCGCGCTGGAGGCCAGCGGCGGCGGCGGCGTCGCCAGCTTCACCGGCATCGTGCGGGGGGATGGCGGGCTGATCGCGCTGGAACTGGAACATTATCCGGCGATGACGACCGCCCAGGTCGACCGCATCGTCGCGGAGGCGAGCGAGCGCTGGCCCTTGCTGGGGGTACGGGTGATCCATCGCTTCGGGCGGCTGGAGCCGGGCGAGCGGATCGTCTTCGTCGGCACCGCCTCGCGCCACCGCACGGCGGCGCTGGAGGCCTGCGCCTTCCTCATCGACTGGCTGAAATCGCAGGCGCCCTTCTGGAAGAAAGAATATTTCGCGGATCGCACCGCCTGGGTCGAATCCCGCGCCGATGATGAGGCCAGGGCCGAAAGCTGGAAGCGCTGA
- a CDS encoding hydrogen peroxide-inducible genes activator, which produces MSSYLPTLKQLQYLVALKEHGHFGKAADSCFVTQSTLSAGIRELESLIGITLVERTRRVVRFTALGDRIVEKAHRVLREAEELAAIAEASGKPLTGELRMSVIPTIAPFLLPRLLPKLRSERPELKLYLREETTQAAIESLRHGNVDCVLLALPFPTGELDSELLFQDRLYVAFPRDDPRDPPEWIAPEMIDETKLLLLEDGHCLKDHALAACNRPEIRASAMMMGTSLHTLVQMVDNGLGMTIMPEMAIASGLLDHTQITARPLRSERAHRDIALVWRKNSPREKEFRLLAALLRDAADLPEVSAAA; this is translated from the coding sequence ATGTCGAGCTACCTGCCAACGCTCAAGCAGCTACAATATCTTGTGGCGCTGAAGGAGCATGGCCATTTCGGCAAGGCGGCGGACAGTTGTTTCGTCACCCAGTCGACGTTGTCGGCGGGCATCCGCGAGTTGGAGTCGCTGATCGGCATCACGCTGGTCGAAAGGACGCGGCGGGTGGTGCGCTTCACGGCATTGGGCGACCGCATCGTGGAAAAGGCGCATCGCGTGCTGCGCGAGGCGGAGGAACTGGCCGCCATTGCGGAGGCGTCGGGCAAGCCGCTGACCGGCGAATTGCGCATGAGCGTCATTCCCACCATCGCGCCATTCCTGCTGCCCCGCCTGCTGCCCAAGCTGCGCAGCGAGAGGCCCGAACTGAAGCTCTACCTGCGCGAGGAGACGACGCAGGCGGCCATCGAATCGCTGCGGCACGGCAATGTGGATTGCGTGCTGCTGGCCCTGCCCTTCCCGACCGGGGAACTGGACAGCGAATTGCTGTTCCAGGATCGGCTCTATGTCGCCTTCCCCCGCGACGATCCCCGCGATCCGCCCGAATGGATCGCGCCGGAGATGATCGACGAGACCAAGCTGCTGCTGCTGGAGGATGGGCATTGCCTGAAGGACCATGCGCTGGCGGCGTGCAACCGGCCGGAGATTCGGGCGAGCGCGATGATGATGGGCACGTCCCTCCACACGCTGGTGCAGATGGTCGACAACGGTCTGGGCATGACGATCATGCCGGAAATGGCGATAGCCAGCGGCCTGCTGGACCATACGCAGATCACGGCGCGCCCGCTGCGGTCGGAACGGGCGCATCGCGACATCGCGCTGGTGTGGCGCAAGAATAGTCCGCGCGAAAAGGAATTCCGGCTGTTGGCGGCGCTGCTGCGCGATGCGGCTGACCTGCCGGAGGTCAGCGCGGCGGCCTGA
- a CDS encoding sulfite exporter TauE/SafE family protein, with the protein MIDTFIAHFGEILPFILIGFGAQMIDGALGMAYGVISSTLLLALGVPPSRASASVHAAETFTTGVSAISHIIHRNVDWRLFARLVIPGVIGGVAGAYLLSHVDGAVIKPFVQFYLTAIGVYLVWRGFHYPPQARNPKWVGPLGLVGGFMDATGGGGWGPVVTSNLLIQGSSPRHTIGTVNSVEFILTTSISITFLLHLGWETFTTYTIGLLIGGVIAAPFGAMLARHVSPRTLFIAVGSILTLTSLFGVAKWLGYIG; encoded by the coding sequence ATGATCGACACCTTTATCGCCCATTTCGGCGAAATTCTGCCTTTCATTCTTATCGGTTTCGGCGCCCAGATGATCGATGGCGCCCTCGGCATGGCCTATGGCGTCATCTCCAGCACGCTGCTGCTGGCGCTAGGCGTACCGCCCAGCAGGGCGTCGGCCAGCGTGCATGCGGCGGAAACCTTCACCACCGGCGTGTCCGCGATCAGCCATATCATCCATCGCAACGTCGACTGGCGGCTGTTTGCGCGGCTGGTCATTCCGGGCGTGATCGGCGGGGTGGCCGGGGCCTATCTGCTGTCCCATGTCGATGGCGCCGTCATCAAGCCGTTCGTGCAATTCTACCTGACGGCGATCGGCGTCTATCTGGTCTGGCGCGGTTTCCATTATCCGCCCCAGGCGCGCAATCCCAAATGGGTCGGTCCGCTTGGGCTGGTGGGCGGCTTCATGGACGCGACCGGTGGCGGCGGCTGGGGACCGGTGGTGACGTCGAACCTGCTGATCCAGGGTTCCAGCCCCCGGCACACCATCGGCACGGTCAACAGCGTCGAATTCATCCTGACCACCTCCATCAGCATCACCTTCCTGCTGCACCTGGGGTGGGAGACCTTCACCACCTATACGATCGGACTGCTGATCGGCGGCGTGATCGCGGCCCCCTTCGGTGCGATGCTGGCCCGGCATGTCTCGCCCCGGACGCTGTTCATCGCCGTGGGATCGATCCTGACGCTGACGTCGCTGTTCGGCGTGGCCAAATGGCTTGGATATATCGGTTAA
- the epsC gene encoding serine O-acetyltransferase EpsC: MLRNLIAYLDSVKSRDPAPRSRAEILLYPGVWSLVFHRVAHRLYRARLYFLARAVNHFSRFLTGNDIHPGARIGRRFFIDHGFTVIGETAEIGDDVTLYQNVTLGGTDPANGIAGKRHPTLEDGVIVGSGAQVLGPVRVGARARIGANAVVTRDVKEGATMVGIPARAMLVDVTAYQREFLPYGTPCADTLDPEKQKLEQLQAEVEQLRKRLAELLAERGGAPDDDVSSIKERGRA, encoded by the coding sequence ATGCTGCGCAATCTTATTGCTTATCTGGACTCGGTCAAATCCCGTGATCCCGCCCCGCGTTCGCGCGCCGAAATCCTGCTCTATCCGGGCGTCTGGTCGCTGGTTTTCCACCGGGTCGCGCATCGGCTCTATCGCGCCCGGCTCTATTTCCTGGCCCGCGCGGTGAATCACTTTTCCCGATTCCTGACCGGAAACGACATTCATCCGGGCGCTCGCATCGGCAGGCGTTTCTTCATCGACCATGGGTTCACCGTCATCGGGGAAACGGCGGAAATCGGCGACGACGTCACCCTTTACCAGAATGTGACGCTGGGTGGGACCGATCCCGCCAACGGCATTGCGGGCAAGCGGCATCCCACGCTGGAGGACGGCGTCATCGTCGGTTCCGGCGCGCAGGTTCTGGGTCCGGTGCGGGTCGGCGCCCGCGCGCGAATCGGCGCCAACGCGGTCGTAACCAGGGATGTGAAGGAAGGCGCCACGATGGTCGGCATTCCCGCGCGCGCCATGCTGGTCGACGTGACTGCCTATCAGCGCGAATTCCTGCCCTATGGCACGCCCTGCGCCGACACTCTCGATCCCGAAAAGCAGAAGCTGGAACAACTCCAGGCGGAGGTCGAGCAATTGCGCAAGCGCCTGGCGGAACTGTTGGCGGAACGCGGCGGCGCGCCCGATGACGATGTCTCCAGCATCAAGGAGCGTGGCCGCGCCTGA